One stretch of Wolbachia endosymbiont of Armadillidium arcangelii DNA includes these proteins:
- the hisS gene encoding histidine--tRNA ligase, protein MTNQTVRGTKDLLFDEWYKFKHIEQIANRISSLYGFLPAQTPIFEYTEVFTKTLGDSSDIINKEMYTFNDKGGKSITLRPEFTAAIVRLLIEKKLQTPIKLFSTGPAFRYERPQKGRQRQFHQINFEVFGIEDPKVDIELISLAQHLLTEFGINRNVKLEINSLGDGETITKYREALISYFRKYQNDLSEDSKNRLIKNPLRILDSKDEKDRLIISDAPKISDHYTKESSYFFDQVLNGLQALGIPYTVNSKLVRGLDYYCHTVFEFVTEDLGAQGAVFAGGRYDNLVSSVGGKHTPAIGFAGGIERIMELINYVAKEERPIYLIPIGREAEEHALILVNELRKNGLYVVHEYSGTLKTRMKKANQANAKAALIFGDEELSSKTLKIKNMDTSEEKIIARDKIVENI, encoded by the coding sequence ATGACTAATCAAACGGTTAGAGGAACAAAAGATCTCCTGTTTGATGAATGGTACAAGTTTAAACACATAGAGCAAATAGCAAATCGAATCTCAAGTTTATACGGCTTTTTGCCTGCTCAAACTCCGATATTTGAATACACAGAAGTTTTCACAAAGACTTTAGGTGATAGCTCAGATATCATCAATAAAGAGATGTACACCTTTAATGATAAAGGAGGAAAGAGCATAACTCTGCGTCCTGAATTTACTGCAGCGATTGTCAGACTGCTCATTGAAAAAAAACTGCAAACACCGATAAAATTATTCTCAACAGGACCTGCATTTCGTTACGAAAGACCACAAAAGGGACGACAAAGGCAATTTCATCAGATAAATTTTGAAGTTTTTGGCATAGAAGATCCAAAAGTTGATATTGAATTGATATCACTTGCTCAGCACTTACTAACTGAATTTGGCATTAATAGGAATGTAAAACTAGAAATTAATTCTTTGGGCGATGGTGAAACAATAACCAAATACAGAGAAGCTTTGATATCATACTTTAGAAAGTATCAAAACGATCTATCAGAAGATAGCAAAAATAGGTTGATCAAAAATCCACTCAGAATACTGGATTCTAAGGATGAGAAAGATAGATTAATAATTTCTGATGCGCCTAAAATCAGTGATCACTATACAAAAGAATCTTCATATTTCTTTGACCAGGTGTTAAATGGACTGCAAGCTCTTGGCATACCTTACACTGTAAATAGCAAATTAGTTCGAGGTCTAGACTATTATTGTCACACAGTATTTGAATTTGTCACAGAAGATTTAGGTGCACAAGGGGCAGTTTTTGCCGGTGGAAGATACGATAATCTAGTATCTTCAGTAGGTGGAAAACACACTCCAGCGATAGGATTTGCAGGAGGTATTGAACGCATAATGGAGTTAATCAACTATGTTGCAAAAGAAGAGAGACCCATTTACCTAATTCCAATCGGTAGAGAAGCTGAAGAACATGCTCTAATACTTGTAAATGAATTGCGCAAAAATGGTTTATATGTAGTTCACGAATATAGCGGAACGCTTAAAACCCGCATGAAAAAAGCAAATCAAGCAAATGCAAAAGCTGCATTAATCTTTGGTGATGAAGAGCTAAGCAGTAAAACTTTAAAAATTAAAAATATGGATACGAGTGAAGAAAAAATAATCGCTCGCGATAAAATAGTAGAAAACATCTAG
- a CDS encoding NifU family protein, producing the protein MFIQIEETPNPNTLKFLPGFEILSEGETADFSNADEIKNSKLAANLFQIEHVVRVFFGHDFISVTKLGGINWDTLKVEVLTTIMDHFTSGGKALDKEGVNDNNLPDEEFFDENDIEIVNRIKELMESYIKPAVAQDGGDIKFRGYKDGIVYVELQGACSGCPSAAITLKQGVQNMLSYHIPEVAGIETTL; encoded by the coding sequence ATGTTTATCCAGATTGAAGAAACACCAAACCCAAACACACTAAAATTTCTTCCTGGGTTTGAAATTTTAAGCGAAGGAGAAACAGCCGATTTTTCAAATGCAGATGAAATAAAAAACTCCAAGTTAGCAGCAAATCTTTTTCAAATAGAACATGTGGTAAGAGTGTTTTTTGGTCATGATTTTATTTCAGTAACAAAATTGGGTGGAATTAATTGGGATACATTAAAAGTAGAAGTTTTAACTACAATTATGGATCACTTTACTTCAGGTGGAAAAGCACTAGATAAAGAAGGAGTGAATGACAACAACTTGCCAGATGAAGAATTTTTCGATGAGAATGATATAGAAATTGTAAATAGAATAAAAGAATTGATGGAAAGTTATATCAAACCTGCAGTTGCTCAAGACGGTGGCGATATCAAATTTCGTGGCTATAAAGACGGGATAGTTTATGTTGAGCTACAAGGAGCTTGCTCTGGATGCCCAAGTGCTGCAATTACCCTCAAGCAAGGAGTGCAGAATATGCTGAGCTACCACATACCAGAGGTTGCAGGTATAGAGACCACACTATGA